A single Chaetodon trifascialis isolate fChaTrf1 chromosome 18, fChaTrf1.hap1, whole genome shotgun sequence DNA region contains:
- the LOC139347094 gene encoding patched domain-containing protein 3-like yields the protein MGCRRTDCISKPLSGLFEKLGSLVGSCPFYFLIIPLMLSAALGGGFAFLKDREDNDLERQFTPRKGPSKATRAFVRDNFPHNDSMFSDHRLYDGGSFASLIVASANNSNILSNPAFEDVIRLNNKILNITVRNGALGFNELCAKANGECVSKIILEIVRSGEPDRSAISFPVYTHRSGSMFLGSVLGGVITDCNSSVISAQAVKLFYYLDDMENTANASELWLRGFKKLLSDETDGEHTAVSYYTSKSKQEEIDSHTTDGFPLFLITYACAITFSVISCLRLDNVRNKVWVAAFGVLSSGLAVLSSFGLLLYIGVPFVITVANSPFLILGIGLNNMFIMVSDWQLTNVRDPVPERMAHSYKEAIVSITITALTDVLKFSIGVTSDFPSVQWFCLYTTASVLFCYIYTITFFGAFLALNGRREAGNRHWLTCVKIPSDILDHHSEVYNICCVGGGYDKNTGAEKKQPASNFFKDYYGPFLIKPWVKRVVIFLYVVYLAASIYGCFHVQQGIELYDLAADDSHVTRFNRKDREYFSDYGPSVMVIVSEEFPYWDKTKRHQLQGCMEDFKRLQFVDEDIYTSWLDSYLSYGQETRVNLDDKDVFLKNLPQFFESFPFFKQDVNQTGDAIHASRFFIQTVDIANASMEIHMLKGLKTTADSCHVASLLVYNQRFIFYDQYDVVVSSTIKNVGVITAVMLVVSLLLIPHPLCSLWVTCSIGSVTVGVTGLMTLWDVTLDSISMIIFTVCIGFTVDFSAHMSYAFVSSKKTSADDKAVDALSSLGYPILQGAVSTVLGVSVLATSEFHAFRTFFKIFFLVMFIGMLHGLTFIPVILSLCTGRSDRDESKEKSLKISKL from the exons ATGGGCTGCAGACGCACCGACTGCATCTCAAAGCCTCTGTCAGGCCTTTTTGAAAAACTTGGATCGCTCGTGGGCTCCTGtcctttttatttcctcatAATTCCTCTTATGCTCTCAGCAGCACTCGGCGGAGGCTTCGCTTTTCTCAAAGACAGGGAGGACAATGACTTGGAGCGGCAGTTCACGCCCAGGAAAGGACCCTCGAAGGCAACGAGAGCGTTTGTCAGGGACAACTTCCCCCACAACGACTCCATGTTCTCAGACCACAGGTTGTACGACGGGGGCAGCTTTGCATCCCTCATTGTCGCATCAGCCAACAACTCAAATATACTATCAAATCCTGCCTTTGAGGACGTCATCAGACTCAACAACAAGATCCTTAATATCACTGTGCGCAATGGGGCACTAGGGTTCAATGAGCTGTGTGCAAAAGCCAACGGAGAATGCGTCTCGAAAATCATCCTGGAAATCGTTCGCTCTGGTGAACCTGATCGAAGCGCCATCAGCTTCCCCGTATATACCCACAGATCCGGCTCCATGTTTCTGGGCTCTGTGCTCGGCGGCGTTATCACAGACTGCAACAGCTCAGTCATAAGTGCTCAGGCTGTGAAACTCTTCTATTACCTCGATGATATGGAAAACACAGCTAATGCCTCAGAATTATGGCTGAGAGGATTTAAAAAGCTCTTATCAGATGAGACGGACGGCGAACACACCGCC GTGTCTTACTACACCTCCAAGTCCAAGCAGGAGGAGATTGACAGTCACACCACAGATGGCTTCCCTTTGTTCCTAATCACTTATGCCTGCGCTATCACCTTCTCGGTGATATCCTGCCTGAG ATTGGACAATGTGAGGAACAAAGTGTGGGTGGCTGCGTTCGGCGTCCTCTCCTCTGGTCTGGCTGTTCTCTCCTCTTTTGGCTTGCTGCTTTACATCGGAGTGCCGTTTGTTATTACAGTTGCTAACTCTCCTTTTTTAATACTCG GAATCGGCCTCAACAACATGTTCATAATGGTGTCCGACTGGCAGCTCACCAACGTGAGAGACCCAGTGCCAGAGCGGATGGCTCACTCCTACAAAGAGGCCATCGTGTCCATCACCATCACCGCCCTGACCGACGTCCTCAAGTTCTCCATAGGCGTCACGTCCGACTTCCCGTCAGTGCAGTGGTTCTGCCTGTACACCACCGCCTCCGTCCTATTTTGTTACATCTACACGATCACCTTCTTTGGAGCCTTCCTGGCTCTAAACGGGAGGCGAGAAGCCGGCAACAGGCACTGGCTGACCTGCGTGAAAATACCATCAGACATTCTCGATCATCATTCTGAGGTATATAACATCTGCTGTGTGGGCGGCGGCTATGATAAGAACACTGGAGCAGAGAAAAAACAGCCAGCGAGTAATTTCTTTAAGGATTACTACGGCCCGTTTTTGATCAAACCCTGGGTCAAGAGAGTTGTAATCTTCCTTTACGTGGTGTATCTGGCTGCAAGTATTTATGGATGTTTCCACGTACAACAGGGGATTGAGCTGTATGATCTGGCAGCTGATGACTCCCACGTTACGAGATTCAACAGGAAGGATAGGGAGTATTTTTCTGATTACGGCCCATCTGTGATGGTTATTGTGAGTGAAGAATTCCCATATTGGGATAAGACCAAGAGGCACCAACTTCAGGGATGCATGGAGGACTTTAAAAGGCTCCAGTTTGTAGATGAGGACATCTACACATCCTGGCTGGACTCCTATTTATCATATGGACAAGAAACACGTGTAAACCTTGACGataaagatgtttttctcaaaaaTCTCCCTCAGTTTTTTGAATCATTTCCGTTTTTCAAGCAGGATGTGAACCAGACTGGAGATGCCATCCATGCATCCCGGTTCTTCATCCAGACTGTGGACATCGCCAACGCCAGCATGGAGATCCACATGCTTAAAGGTCTTAAAACCACCGCAGACAGCTGCCATGTAGCATCTTTATTAGTCTATAACCAGAGGTTCATCTTCTATGACCAGTACGACGTGGTCGTCAGCAGCACCATTAAAAACGTTGGCGTGATCACGGCCGTGATGTTGGtcgtctctctgctgctgattccACACCCCCTCTGCTCATTATGGGTGACATGTTCGATCGGCTCAGTGACCGTGGGGGTGACTGGTCTCATGACGCTGTGGGACGTCACTCTGGATTCCATCTCCATGATCATTTTCACCGTCTGCATCGGCTTCACCGTCGATTTCTCCGCTCACATGTCCTACGCCTTCGTCTCCAGCAAGAAAACGAGCGCTGACGACAAGGCCGTGGACGCCCTCTCCAGTTTAGGCTACCCCATCCTCCAGGGGGCCGTGTCCACCGTCCTAGGCGTGTCGGTGTTGGCTACGTCCGAATTTCACGCGTTCAGAACATTTTTTAAGATCTTCTTCCTCGTCATGTTTATCGGGATGCTTCATGGCCTCACTTTCATTCCAGTCATTCTGTCATTGTGTACAGGCCGCTCAGATAGGGACGAAAGTAAAGAGAAGAGTTTGAAAATCAGCAAACTATGA
- the LOC139346992 gene encoding threonine synthase-like 1, which produces MGLLNASQLALRAATCCLRHFSTSKSWLSTKASLVGDRNILLMGPPGAGKTTVGRIVAHRLGLPAVDIDDDVLETTWRMPVAAKLAAVGGERFLEEEGQALCNFSTSGCVVSLTGSNPLHAAAMQHVKESGLVVYLDVDSEDIMQRLARMHVNRIVGQEAGASMRDILRYRRQFYEKWLDVRVLCGRGDTQEDIAEKVLKAVDRYLNHAAETYVSTRSDSVEPSNQKTHFSDVVVEGLATDGGLYVPKNGFPNIDAPEWLRLVDMSYPERALVLLEKCIHPLDISALDLRTMIFKAYGSTFSSEAVAPVKHLIHNQYVQELFHGPTASFKDLALQLMPQLFAHCLPPMCNYLILVATSGDTGSAVLSGFSRLSGTDRHRTGVLVFFPEEGVSEIQKLQMTSFREGNARAASVLSDFDFCQRAIKRMFGESGLTGHLAVEYGTVLSTANSINWARLLPQVVYHSSAYLDLCRDGVINFGEPVDVCIPTGNFGNAMSAVYAKQMGVPIRRVICASNHNHVVTDFITTGEYDLRGRPLVPSHSPAIDILKSSNLERFIYYVSHGDGRLVKELFTSLDARQHFRVPEPLLGRVQQEALAGWCSEDDCLAAVQSVHARTGYVMDTHTAVAKVVADRLQDGSCPVVLCSTAHYGKFAPAVFKALRIQNVPEDPVEQLKTLASTASRPETHRDMMTRLEEGGRRGHSVCQAEYDVLVEEVESMIQDCFLKVT; this is translated from the exons ATGGGATTACTGAATGCAAGTCAGCTCGCACTAAGAGCTGCCACATGCTGCCTGAGACACTTTTCAACTTCAAAATCATGGCTTTCCACCAAAGCCTCACTGGTGGGGGACAGGAACATCCTGCTCATGGGTCCTCCCGGCGCAGGGAAGACCACAGTGGGGAGGATAGTGGCCCACAGACTGGGACTGCCTGCCGTTGACATTGATGATGACGTCTTGGAGACGACATGGAGGATGCCTGTGGCTGCAAAGCTGGCGGCAGTCGGCGGAGAGCGTTTCCTGGAGGAAGAAGGCCAGGCGTTGTGTAACTTCTCCACCTCTGGGTGTGTTGTGTCCCTGACAGGCTCCAACCCTCTTCACGCTGCAGCAATGCAGCACGTCAAAGAGTCCGGGCTGGTCGTCTACCTGGACGTGGACAGCGAAGACATCATGCAGAGACTCGCCAGGATGCATGTCAACAGGATTGTGGGCCAGGAGGCAGGGGCGTCCATGAGGGACATTCTGCGTTACAGGAGACAGTTTTATGAGAAATGGCTTGATGTGCGGGTGCTGTGTGGACGAGGGGACACTCAGGAGGACATAGCGGAGAAGGTGCTGAAGGCTGTGGACAGATATCTGAACCACGCTGCAGAAACCTACGTGTCGACCAGGAGTGACAGCGTGGAGCCGTCcaatcagaaaacacacttcagtgATGTGGTAGTTGAAGGCCTGGCCACAGATGGAGGCCTGTATGTTCCCAAAAATGGCTTCCCAAACATAGATGCTCCTGAATGGCTGAGACTAGTTGACATGTCATACCCAGAGCGGGCGTTagttttgcttgaaaagtgCATACACCCATTGGACATCTCTGCTCTGGATCTCAGGACGATGATATTCAAAGCATACGGCTCAACCTTCTCCAGCGAGGCAGTAGCGCCTGTAAAACATCTCATCCACAATCAGTACGTTCAGGAGCTTTTTCACGGCCCCACCGCGTCTTTTAAAGACCTTGCCTTGCAGCTGATGCCCCAGCTCTTCGCCCACTGCCTGCCGCCGATGTGCAACTACCTCATTCTGGTCGCCACCTCGGGAGACACCGGGAGTGCGGTGCTGAGCGGCTTCAGCAGGCTCAGCGGCACCGACAGACACAGGACCGGAGTGCTGGTGTTTTTCCCAGAGGAAGGCGTGAGCGAGATCCAGAAGCTTCAGATGACAAGCTTCAGGGAGGGCAACGCCAGGGCCGCCAGCGTCCTGTCAGACTTCGACTTCTGTCAGAGGGCCATAAAGAGGATGTTTGGAGAGTCTGGGCTGACCGGGCACCTCGCTGTAGAGTACGGCACGGTCCTCAGCACCGCCAACTCCATCAACTGGGCACGGCTGTTGCCACAG GTGGTGTACCATTCCTCAGCCTATCTGGATCTCTGCAGAGATGGTGTTATCAACTTCGGGGAGCCCGTTGATGTTTGCATCCCCACCGGTAACTTTGGCAATGCCATGTCCGCCGTGTACGCCAAGCAAATGGGCGTCCCGATAAGAAGAGTCATCTGTGCGTCCAACCACAACCACGTGGTCACCGACTTTATCACCACCGGCGAGTATGACCTCCGGGGAAGGCCTCTTGTGCCCTCCCACTCCCCGGCTATAGATATCCTGAAGTCCTCCAACCTTGAGAGGTTTATCTACTACGTCTCACACGGAGACGGCCGTCTGGTCAAGGAGCTGTTCACAAGCTTGGACGCACGGCAGCACTTCCGGGTTCCCGAGCCTCTCCTCGGCAGGGTGCAGCAGGAAGCGCTCGCCGGCTGGTGCTCCGAGGACGACTGCTTGGCCGCCGTCCAGAGCGTCCACGCACGGACGGGCTAcgtcatggacacacacaccgCCGTGGCTAAAGTCGTGGCTGATAGGCTGCAGGACGGTTCGTGCCCCGTGGTGCTTTGTTCCACGGCTCACTATGGGAAATTTGCTCCCGCTGTGTTCAAAGCCTTACGAATCCAAAATGTTCCAGAGGATCCTGTAGAGCAGCTGAAGACGCTCGCGTCCACTGCGTCCAGGCCAGAGACGCACAGAGACATGATGACACGCCTGGAGGAAGGTGGCAGGAGGGGACACAGTGTTTGTCAGGCAGAGTACGAcgtgctggtggaggaggtggagagcaTGATACAGGACTGCTTCTTGAAAGTTACGTAG
- the enkur gene encoding enkurin, whose protein sequence is MSKAVHPPESVYNLIPKEEVHCQKPPRYISKYRPTVILEKKAAKDAMRTMGPAKVEVPSPDKYLKKHSKEPKLPKNTQGLKEVRTCTVRKPAVPARTDNPPMGFHTKRDFIKTVTAVPVKPRPTFVDTSKGHKQLLEKSGLLPKYIRKTHYGEVPEYLRQRNEEEQRAQQEYDNFVKEQREQRAMKHLSDEEQQSALESLKKKWDELHHEYQGLSLVTDTLSKKSRKERLEAAMKQLENDINLFERLKTIYIANN, encoded by the exons ATGTCTAAAGCTGTTCATCCACCAGAAAGCGTCTACAATCTTATTCCAAAGGAAGAGGTTCATTGTCAAAAACCACCAAG GTATATATCCAAGTATAGGCCAACAGTGATTCTTGAGAAGAAGGCAGCCAAGGATGCGATGAGGACCATGGGACCAGCAAAAGTAGAGGTGCCGTCCCCAGACAAATATCTCAAGAAGCATTCAAAAGAGCCCAAATTACCCAAAA ATACACAGGGTTTGAAAGAGGTTCGTACCTGCACTGTGAGGAAACCTGCTGTTCCTGCGAGGACTGACAACCCGCCTATGGGTTTCCACACCAAGAGAGACTTCATAAAGACAGTCACAGCAGTGCCAGTGAAGCCCCGGCCTACCTTTGTGGACACCAGCAAGGGACACAAGCAGCTCCTTGAGAAATCAGGACTTCTCCCCAAGTATATCAGGAAAACG CATTATGGAGAAGTACCTGAGTACCTGCGGCAGCGCaatgaagaagagcagagagctcAGCAGGAGTATGATAACTTTGTGAAAgaacagagggagcagagagccATGAAACACCTGTCTGACGAGGAGCAACAAAGCGCCCTGGAG AGCCTGAAGAAGAAGTGGGATGAGCTGCACCATGAGTACCAGGGCCTGTCCCTCGTCACAGACACCCTGTCAAAGAAGTCCCGCAAGGAGCGTCTGGAGGCGGCGATGAAGCAGCTGGAGAACGACATCAACCTCTTTGAGAGGTTGAAGACCATCTACATAGCCAATAACTAG